In Monodelphis domestica isolate mMonDom1 chromosome 4, mMonDom1.pri, whole genome shotgun sequence, one DNA window encodes the following:
- the EIF3I gene encoding eukaryotic translation initiation factor 3 subunit I: protein MKPILLQGHERSITQIKYNREGDLLFTVAKDPIVNVWYSVNGERLGTYTGHTGAVWCVDADWDTKHVLTGSADNSCRLWDCETGKQLALLKTNSAVRTCGFDFGGNIIMFSTDKQMGYQCFVSFFDLRDPSQIDSNEPYMKIPCNADAKITSAVWGPLGECIIAGHENGELNQYSAKSGEVMVNVKEHSRQINDIQTSRDMTMFVTASKDNTAKLFDSTTLEHQKTFRTERPVNSAALSPIYDHVVLGGGQEAMDVTTTSTRIGKFEARFFHLAFEEEFGRVKGHFGPINSVAFHPDGKSYSSGGEDGYVRIHYFDPQYFEFEFEA from the exons ATG AAGCCAATCCTGCTCCAGGGCCACGAGCGATCCATTACGCAGATCAAGTACAACCGCGAGGGAGACCTGCTCTTCACTGTGGCCAAGGACCCG ATTGTCAATGTGTGGTACTCAGTGAACGGCGAGAGGCTGGGCACCTACACTGGACACACTGGAGCTGTGTGGTGTGTGGATGCTGACT GGGACACCAAACATGTCCTTACTGGCTCCGCTGACAACAGCTGCCGTCTCTGGGATTGTGAAACAG GGAAACAACTGGCTCTGCTGAAGACCAACTCAGCTGTCCGTACGTGTGGCTTCGACTTTGGGGGCAATATCATCATGTTCTCCACAGACAAACAGATGGGGTACCAGTGCTTTGTCAGTTTCTTTGACCTACGAGACCCTAGCCAGATCG ATAGCAATGAACCCTATATGAAGATCCCCTGTAATGCTGATGCTAAAATCACAAGTGCCGTGTGGGGACCCTTGGGGGAATGCATCATTGCTGGCCATGAAAATGGGGAGCTCAACCAATACAGTGCTAAG TCTGGAGAAGTGATGGTGAATGTTAAGGAACATTCAAGGCAGATCAACGACATTCAGACCTCTCGAGATATGACAATGTTTGTCACTGCATCCAAGGACAATACAGCCAAG CTCTTTGACTCCACAACACTTGAGCACCAGAAAACATTCAGGACTGAGCGACCTGTCAACTCAGCTGCTCTTTCCCCCATCTATGACCAC GTAGTCCTGGGTGGTGGACAGGAGGCCATGGATGTAACCACAACCTCCACCAGAATTggcaaatttgaagccag GTTCTTCCATCTTGCCTTTGAAGAGGAGTTTGGAAGAGTCAAAGGTCACTTTGGTCCCATTAACAGTGTTGCTTTCCATCCTGATGGCAAGAG CTACAGCAGCGGTGGAGAAGACGGCTACGTCAGAATTCACTACTTCGATCCACAATACTTTGAGTTTGAGTTTGAGGCATGA
- the FAM167B gene encoding protein FAM167B: MSLGSLAFVALGEEEEQEEETLDSLKALTAKLKLQTRRPSYLEWTARVQSQAWHRGHARAELEEPGPRAICGFHTLDDALQWLREELRQMRAQDRELAGQLLRLRSRMHQLKVEQICRQHQELLDDAELEAEAEGLGFGEAGQLLSPGSLRPTRLLAPPLRDIGLTRMNISARRFTLC; the protein is encoded by the exons ATGTCCCTAGGGTCTCTGGCATTTGTGGCCCTGggtgaggaggaagaacaagAGGAGGAGACACTGGACAGCTTGAAGGCTCTCACTGCCAAACTGAAGCTACAGACCAGAAGGCCCTCATACCTCGAGTGGACAGCCCGGGTCCAAAGCCAAGCCTGGCACCGAGGTCATGCCAGAGCTGAACTGGAGGAACCAGGTCCTAGGGCCATCTGTGGTTTTCACACTCTGGATGATGCCTTGCAGTGGCTCAGAGAGGAGCTG AGGCAGATGCGGGCCCAGGACCGGGAGCTGGCCGGGCAGCTACTGCGCCTCCGGTCCCGCATGCACCAGCTCAAGGTGGAACAGATCTGCAGGCAACACCAGGAACTGTTAGATGATGCCGAGCTGGAGGCCGAGGCTGAGGGCCTGGGCTTTGGCGAGGCTGGCCAGCTGCTGAGCCCGGGCTCCCTCCGGCCCACTCGCCTCCTCGCTCCCCCGCTCAGGGACATCGGCCTCACGCGGATGAACATCAGTGCTCGTCGGTTCACGCTCTGTTGA
- the LOC100032294 gene encoding myotubularin-related protein 9-like isoform X1 codes for MEFSELIRTGRAEALLLPGPGQSTVRGTLCITSHHLLLSAGHGSPSDLWLLLHNVDAVEKRVAGNSGTITLKCKDLQVLQLEIEGLGETLDIASSIEALSSLESVTTSYPFFFRPQSLRLGDAEDLYPPDHFYQQVALETDAWRLSTVNRDFQVCASYPPALVVPRGIGDEVLARSAHFRQGGRFPVLSYYHSTNGTVMLRSSQPLQGANRRRCAEDEELLRAALALGGQRGLVLDTRSAQAVKQARITGGGTEAKAAYPGWKRLHRPLERGRPLQDSFVRLVEACTDPSLSMDRWLSRLDGCRWLTHVKEALTTACLVAQGMDREGVCFLVHGAEGTDATLLVTSLAQLILDPKCRTMHGFQSLLEREWIQAGHPFQQRCAHSAYAQGRPKHEAPTFLLFLDCVWQLSRQFPLSLEFGEGMLLALFEHAYASPFGTFLCNSEKERYLCEVKTKTHSLWSSLNQSKERQRFCNPIYSPNPLALWPSVEPQSLQLWAGKVSFPVPLPALSIGSALTGFLPTPNSRPFPPMDSST; via the exons ATGGAGTTCTCGGAATTGATCCGTACTGGCCGGGCAGAGGCGCTTCTCCTGCCTGGTCCTGGGCAGTCTACGGTGAGGGGCACGCTGTGTATCACCAGCCACCACCTGCTGCTGTCTGCGGGGCACGGAAGCCCTAGCGACCTGTGGCTGTTGTTGCACAATGTGGATGCAGTGGAAAAGAG GGTGGCGGGAAACTCAGGCACCATCACACTGAAGTGTAAGGACCTGCAGGTTCTGCAGCTGGAGATCGAAGGCTTGGGGGAGACGCTGGACATCGCCAGCTCCATCGAG GCCTTGTCCTCGCTGGAATCTGTCACCACTTCCTATCCATTCTTCTTCAGGCCCCAGAGCCTGAGGCTGGGAGACGCCGAGGACCTGTACCCCCCGGACCACTTCTATCAGCAGGTGGCCCTCGAG ACTGACGCCTGGCGCCTGAGCACGGTCAACAGGGACTTCCAGGTGTGCGCCAGCTACCCGCCTGCCCTGGTGGTGCCCCGCGGGATCGGGGACGAGGTCCTGGCACGGAGCGCCCACTTTCGTCAAGGTGGCCGCTTCCCTGTGCTCAGTTACTATCATAGTACCAACGGCACA GTGATGCTCCGCTCCAGCCAGCCCTTGCAGGGGGCCAACCGGCGACGCTGTGCGGAGGACGAGGAGCTGCTGCGGGCAGCTCTGGCCCTGGGCGGTCAGCGGGGCTTAGTCTTGGACACCCGCTCGGCCCAGGCCGTCAAGCAGGCCCGAATAACCGGGGGTGGCACGGAAGCCAAGGCAGCGTACCCTGGCTGGAAGCGGCTGCATCGGCCCCTGGAGAG GGGCCGGCCCCTGCAGGACAGTTTTGTGCGTCTGGTAGAGGCCTGTACAGATCCCTCACTGAGCATGGACCGCTGGCTCAGCCGGCTCGATGGCTGTCGGTGGCTGACGCATGTTAAGGAAGCACTGACCACTGCCTGTCTGGTAGCCCAGGGCATGGATAG GGAAGGGGTCTGTTTCCTGGTCCATGGGGCTGAGGGCACTGATGCCACCCTCCTCGTGACCTCACTGGCACAACTCATCCTGGATCCCAAATGCAGAACCATGCATGGCTTCCAAAGCCTGCTGGAACGGGAATGGATCCAG GCTGGTCACCCTTTTCAGCAGCGATGTGCCCACTCTGCCTATGCCCAAGGCCGCCCCAAACACGAGGCGCCCACCTTCCTGCTGTTCCTGGACTGTGTGTGGCAGCTGAGCCGGCAATTTCCGCTTTCCCTGGAGTTTGGGGAAGGGATGCTGCTGGCCTTGTTTGAGCACGCTTACGCTTCACCCTTTGGCACCTTTCTCTGCAACAGCGAGAAGGAGAG GTACTTGTGTGAAGTGAAGACAAAGACACACTCCTTATGGTCCAGTCTGAACCAATCAAAGGAACGACAAAGATTCTGTAACCCAATCTACTCACCGAACCCCCTGGCCTTATGGCCTTCAGTGGAGCCCCAGAGCCTTCAGTTGTGGGCAGGTAAGGTGTCCTTCCCAGTCCCCCTGCCAGCCCTCAGTATAGGCTCAGCTCTAACTGGCTTCCTCCCCACACCTAATTCTAGGCCTTTTCCTCCGATGGACTCGTCCACCTGA
- the LOC100032294 gene encoding myotubularin-related protein 9-like isoform X2, with amino-acid sequence MEFSELIRTGRAEALLLPGPGQSTVRGTLCITSHHLLLSAGHGSPSDLWLLLHNVDAVEKRVAGNSGTITLKCKDLQVLQLEIEGLGETLDIASSIEALSSLESVTTSYPFFFRPQSLRLGDAEDLYPPDHFYQQVALETDAWRLSTVNRDFQVCASYPPALVVPRGIGDEVLARSAHFRQGGRFPVLSYYHSTNGTVMLRSSQPLQGANRRRCAEDEELLRAALALGGQRGLVLDTRSAQAVKQARITGGGTEAKAAYPGWKRLHRPLERGRPLQDSFVRLVEACTDPSLSMDRWLSRLDGCRWLTHVKEALTTACLVAQGMDREGVCFLVHGAEGTDATLLVTSLAQLILDPKCRTMHGFQSLLEREWIQAGHPFQQRCAHSAYAQGRPKHEAPTFLLFLDCVWQLSRQFPLSLEFGEGMLLALFEHAYASPFGTFLCNSEKERYLCEVKTKTHSLWSSLNQSKERQRFCNPIYSPNPLALWPSVEPQSLQLWAGLFLRWTRPPEPVQEAWTQLWKIVTEEEVVDTL; translated from the exons ATGGAGTTCTCGGAATTGATCCGTACTGGCCGGGCAGAGGCGCTTCTCCTGCCTGGTCCTGGGCAGTCTACGGTGAGGGGCACGCTGTGTATCACCAGCCACCACCTGCTGCTGTCTGCGGGGCACGGAAGCCCTAGCGACCTGTGGCTGTTGTTGCACAATGTGGATGCAGTGGAAAAGAG GGTGGCGGGAAACTCAGGCACCATCACACTGAAGTGTAAGGACCTGCAGGTTCTGCAGCTGGAGATCGAAGGCTTGGGGGAGACGCTGGACATCGCCAGCTCCATCGAG GCCTTGTCCTCGCTGGAATCTGTCACCACTTCCTATCCATTCTTCTTCAGGCCCCAGAGCCTGAGGCTGGGAGACGCCGAGGACCTGTACCCCCCGGACCACTTCTATCAGCAGGTGGCCCTCGAG ACTGACGCCTGGCGCCTGAGCACGGTCAACAGGGACTTCCAGGTGTGCGCCAGCTACCCGCCTGCCCTGGTGGTGCCCCGCGGGATCGGGGACGAGGTCCTGGCACGGAGCGCCCACTTTCGTCAAGGTGGCCGCTTCCCTGTGCTCAGTTACTATCATAGTACCAACGGCACA GTGATGCTCCGCTCCAGCCAGCCCTTGCAGGGGGCCAACCGGCGACGCTGTGCGGAGGACGAGGAGCTGCTGCGGGCAGCTCTGGCCCTGGGCGGTCAGCGGGGCTTAGTCTTGGACACCCGCTCGGCCCAGGCCGTCAAGCAGGCCCGAATAACCGGGGGTGGCACGGAAGCCAAGGCAGCGTACCCTGGCTGGAAGCGGCTGCATCGGCCCCTGGAGAG GGGCCGGCCCCTGCAGGACAGTTTTGTGCGTCTGGTAGAGGCCTGTACAGATCCCTCACTGAGCATGGACCGCTGGCTCAGCCGGCTCGATGGCTGTCGGTGGCTGACGCATGTTAAGGAAGCACTGACCACTGCCTGTCTGGTAGCCCAGGGCATGGATAG GGAAGGGGTCTGTTTCCTGGTCCATGGGGCTGAGGGCACTGATGCCACCCTCCTCGTGACCTCACTGGCACAACTCATCCTGGATCCCAAATGCAGAACCATGCATGGCTTCCAAAGCCTGCTGGAACGGGAATGGATCCAG GCTGGTCACCCTTTTCAGCAGCGATGTGCCCACTCTGCCTATGCCCAAGGCCGCCCCAAACACGAGGCGCCCACCTTCCTGCTGTTCCTGGACTGTGTGTGGCAGCTGAGCCGGCAATTTCCGCTTTCCCTGGAGTTTGGGGAAGGGATGCTGCTGGCCTTGTTTGAGCACGCTTACGCTTCACCCTTTGGCACCTTTCTCTGCAACAGCGAGAAGGAGAG GTACTTGTGTGAAGTGAAGACAAAGACACACTCCTTATGGTCCAGTCTGAACCAATCAAAGGAACGACAAAGATTCTGTAACCCAATCTACTCACCGAACCCCCTGGCCTTATGGCCTTCAGTGGAGCCCCAGAGCCTTCAGTTGTGGGCAG GCCTTTTCCTCCGATGGACTCGTCCACCTGAGCCTGTCCAAGAGGCATGGACACAGCTCTGGAAAATAGTGACAGAGGAAGAAGTGGTGGACACCCTATGA
- the TMEM234 gene encoding transmembrane protein 234: MAATLGQICALVLVALLWGGSNPLLKRATGKMEPVQEGNRLVQLLRETKSLFFNYQYLVPLCLNQCGSLIYYLTLASTDLSLAVPISNSLALVVTLVVGKFLGEDIGGKWAALGMVLTISGITLCIASSVGKTE, from the exons ATGGCTGCGACTCTGG GGCAGATCTGTGCTCTGGTGTTGGTGGCGCTGCTGTGGGGCGGCTCCAATCCGCTGCTGAAGAGGGCCACGGGGAAAATGGAGCCTGTGCAGGAGGGGAACCGGCTAGTGCAATTGCTGCGGGAGACCAAGTCCTTGTTTTTCAACTACCAG TATTTGGTGCCCCTTTGCCTCAACCAGTGTGGCTCCCTGATCTACTACCTCACCCTGGCATCAACAG atCTGTCCCTGGCTGTGCCCATCAGTAATTCCCTGGCTCTTGTTGTCACCCTGGTTGTCGGGAAGTTCCTTGGGGAAGACATTGGTGGAAAAT GGGCTGCCCTGGGAATGGTGCTCACCATCTCTGGAATCACGCTCTGCATTGCAAGTTCAGTGGGCAAGACAGAATAA